A stretch of the Bordetella genomosp. 8 genome encodes the following:
- a CDS encoding Bug family tripartite tricarboxylate transporter substrate binding protein — protein MLQSLKPLAGLFATAALALAAMPALAQDKYPSRPIHLVVGFPPGGSNDIVARILAPKLGEFIGASVVVENRPGANAIIGTDYVARAAPDGYTITLGSASPLAISPHTYSNMPFDPLKDLVGITTVAQTPELIAVNPKVPAKTLQELVALSKTRDVTFSSSGNGGLPHLAIELLKIASKGRIVHVPYKGAGPAITDAVGGHVDGIIVDLPALYTMVNEGKLRAIAVTNTHRADVMKDVPTSAEGGLPSVLAFNWFAVMAPAKTPKPIVDKLYKALVQTVQSPDVKASLEKLGIEPYAQSSPEAFAKFMQTELVRWGDVARASGARAD, from the coding sequence ATGCTGCAATCCCTGAAACCTCTGGCCGGCCTGTTCGCCACGGCGGCCCTGGCCCTGGCCGCCATGCCCGCGCTTGCGCAGGATAAATACCCGTCGCGGCCCATCCACCTTGTCGTCGGCTTCCCGCCCGGCGGCTCCAACGATATCGTCGCCCGCATCCTGGCGCCCAAGCTCGGCGAGTTCATCGGCGCCAGCGTGGTGGTCGAAAACCGCCCGGGCGCCAATGCCATCATAGGCACCGATTACGTCGCGCGCGCGGCGCCGGACGGCTATACCATCACGCTGGGCAGCGCCAGCCCATTGGCCATCAGCCCGCATACCTACAGCAATATGCCCTTCGATCCGCTGAAGGATCTGGTCGGCATCACCACGGTCGCGCAGACGCCCGAGCTGATCGCCGTCAATCCCAAGGTGCCCGCGAAAACCCTGCAGGAGCTGGTCGCGCTGTCCAAGACGCGCGACGTGACGTTCTCGTCCTCGGGCAATGGCGGACTGCCGCACCTGGCCATCGAGCTGCTGAAGATCGCTTCCAAGGGCCGTATCGTGCACGTGCCGTACAAGGGCGCCGGGCCGGCCATTACCGATGCCGTGGGCGGCCACGTCGACGGCATCATCGTCGACCTGCCGGCCCTGTACACCATGGTGAACGAAGGCAAGCTGCGCGCCATCGCCGTCACCAATACCCATCGCGCCGACGTCATGAAGGACGTCCCGACCTCGGCGGAAGGCGGGCTGCCCAGCGTGCTGGCCTTCAACTGGTTCGCCGTCATGGCGCCTGCCAAGACGCCCAAGCCCATCGTCGACAAGCTCTACAAGGCGCTCGTGCAGACGGTCCAGTCGCCCGACGTCAAGGCCAGCCTGGAAAAGCTGGGCATCGAACCCTACGCGCAATCGTCGCCCGAAGCATTCGCGAAGTTCATGCAGACGGAACTGGTGCGGTGGGGCGACGTGGCGCGGGCGTCGGGCGCCAGGGCCGACTGA
- a CDS encoding Bug family tripartite tricarboxylate transporter substrate binding protein: protein MTPIKTLAAVAVLAVAMAPGAHADTYPSRPIRTLVAFPAGGSADIVARLVTQKVGEMSGFSFVVENRPGAGGNLAFDATASAAPDGYTLLFSTPGIAINPSLYRKVEYKLSDFKPIALVGEAPLVLMTRPDLPIHDINDLVAAGKEKPDAVRFASSGNGSSSHLAMEVLKSMAGLQYLHVPYKGGGAAMADMLGKRVDVTMLPISESMPYIRDNRLRALGQTGARRSPIAPDIPTFAEEGVKGYSVTTWYMLLGPAKLPDAVVDTLARKFDEALKSPDLQQKLRNAGVSIINEGPAQTKAFLDQQAASWSKAIAASGTRID from the coding sequence ATGACACCGATAAAGACCCTGGCGGCCGTCGCCGTGCTGGCCGTTGCCATGGCGCCCGGCGCCCACGCGGATACCTATCCGTCGCGGCCGATACGCACGCTGGTGGCTTTTCCCGCCGGCGGCAGCGCCGACATCGTCGCCCGCCTGGTCACGCAGAAGGTCGGCGAGATGTCCGGCTTCAGTTTCGTCGTCGAGAACCGCCCCGGCGCGGGGGGTAACCTGGCCTTCGATGCGACCGCCTCCGCCGCGCCGGACGGTTATACGCTGCTGTTCAGTACGCCCGGCATCGCCATCAACCCCAGCCTGTACCGCAAGGTGGAATACAAGCTGAGCGATTTCAAGCCGATCGCGCTGGTGGGCGAAGCCCCGCTGGTCCTGATGACGCGGCCCGACCTGCCCATCCACGACATCAACGATCTGGTCGCGGCGGGCAAGGAGAAGCCCGACGCGGTGCGCTTCGCCAGCTCCGGCAACGGCAGTTCGTCGCACCTGGCCATGGAGGTTTTGAAGTCCATGGCCGGCCTGCAATACCTGCATGTGCCGTACAAAGGCGGCGGCGCCGCAATGGCCGATATGCTGGGCAAGCGCGTCGACGTGACCATGCTGCCGATATCGGAAAGCATGCCGTATATCCGCGATAACCGCCTGCGCGCGCTGGGACAGACCGGCGCCAGGCGGTCACCCATCGCGCCCGACATTCCGACTTTCGCGGAAGAGGGCGTCAAGGGCTATTCCGTGACGACCTGGTACATGCTGCTGGGCCCGGCCAAGCTGCCGGACGCCGTCGTCGACACCCTGGCCCGGAAGTTCGACGAGGCCTTGAAGTCTCCGGACCTGCAGCAGAAGCTGCGCAACGCCGGCGTCAGCATCATCAACGAAGGCCCCGCCCAGACCAAGGCTTTCCTGGACCAGCAGGCAGCGAGCTGGTCCAAGGCCATCGCCGCGTCGGGCACGCGCATCGATTAA
- a CDS encoding MmgE/PrpD family protein translates to MPQTLSEQLADHFTAFARKELPDANRKAVKRLLLDYLGVAVAGSQTGSGEVARRFAQSSGGHEEATLIGEGTRVPAMQAALANAISSHSVELDDIDVLALFHFSPPVYSAALATAEREKTDGKSLLAALAAGCEMMERVSKAANNSLRNRGYHTTPTCGIFGATVASACLLGLSAEQMVSALGLAGAQSGGLMEMYGPSMQKRFNPGPASRSGVTSSLMAQLGFTGAATIFEGERGFLKAFTDSNDPAQLVKDLDRPYQLDIEFKPYSCARPIHNAIDCALEIRRKHQPDLQRIKRIRMARHPDWALYHQNAHPTTYHEAQVSLPYSVAVALTDGQALFPQYNNARLKEPMLKKLSEMVEITVDESLPRGVSCLMTMEMDDGASYRSQVDYPKGSIQNPMSDDELRAKFDSLATPVLGAERAAQVAEQVANIEACADVGALMRLLAPAR, encoded by the coding sequence ATGCCCCAGACGCTTTCCGAACAACTCGCCGATCATTTCACCGCCTTCGCCAGGAAAGAGCTCCCCGACGCCAACCGCAAGGCCGTCAAGCGGCTGCTGCTGGATTACCTCGGCGTGGCCGTCGCGGGTAGCCAGACCGGCAGCGGCGAAGTCGCCCGCCGTTTCGCGCAGTCCAGCGGCGGCCATGAAGAAGCCACGCTGATCGGCGAAGGCACGCGCGTACCCGCCATGCAGGCGGCCCTGGCCAACGCCATTTCATCGCACAGCGTGGAGCTCGACGATATCGACGTGCTCGCGCTCTTTCACTTCAGCCCGCCGGTGTACTCCGCCGCGCTGGCCACGGCCGAGCGCGAGAAGACCGATGGGAAATCGCTGCTGGCGGCCCTGGCCGCCGGTTGCGAAATGATGGAGCGGGTAAGCAAGGCCGCCAACAACTCGCTGCGCAACCGTGGCTATCACACCACGCCCACCTGCGGCATTTTCGGCGCCACGGTGGCGTCGGCCTGCCTGCTCGGATTGTCGGCCGAGCAGATGGTATCGGCCCTGGGCCTGGCCGGCGCGCAGTCCGGCGGCCTGATGGAAATGTACGGCCCGTCCATGCAGAAGCGCTTCAATCCCGGGCCGGCGTCGCGCAGCGGCGTGACGTCGTCGCTGATGGCGCAGCTGGGCTTCACCGGCGCGGCCACGATCTTCGAAGGCGAACGTGGCTTCCTGAAGGCCTTCACCGACAGCAACGATCCCGCGCAGCTGGTCAAGGACCTGGATCGGCCCTATCAGCTCGACATCGAATTCAAGCCGTATTCCTGCGCGCGGCCCATCCACAACGCCATCGATTGCGCGCTGGAGATCCGGCGCAAGCACCAGCCCGATTTGCAGCGCATCAAGCGCATCCGCATGGCCCGCCATCCGGACTGGGCCCTGTACCACCAGAATGCCCACCCGACGACTTACCACGAGGCCCAGGTCAGCCTGCCTTATTCGGTGGCCGTGGCGCTGACCGATGGCCAGGCCCTGTTCCCGCAGTACAACAATGCGCGCCTGAAGGAGCCCATGCTGAAGAAGCTGTCGGAGATGGTGGAGATCACCGTGGACGAGAGCTTGCCGCGCGGCGTGTCATGCCTGATGACGATGGAAATGGATGACGGCGCGAGCTACCGTTCGCAGGTGGATTATCCGAAGGGATCGATCCAGAACCCGATGTCCGACGACGAATTGCGCGCCAAGTTCGACAGCCTGGCCACCCCCGTGCTGGGCGCCGAGCGCGCGGCGCAGGTGGCCGAACAGGTGGCGAACATCGAGGCTTGCGCCGACGTGGGCGCCTTGATGCGCCTGCTGGCGCCGGCGCGCTGA
- a CDS encoding MmgE/PrpD family protein — MDDLKSWKALASEHRGITMALAEFIAGLKPADVPAATREVLEKALVDGLGCALYGLATPWGRIMREYALDRQGPAEAALWGGQARVSVGNSVLAAGTAIHSFDFDDHSRAKIHPGAVVLPVVLALGEREGVDGATLMAAMAAGYETMNRVSQAANPGRTRMRGWHLTGTTGTFAAAAAASVILGLDASTTASALGLAGTQSAGLWAFTADGGMSKRMHPGRSAEAGVTAALLAARGFAGPRYILEAEDGSFLFGMSDSPRPGMITQGLGTTWHTDVTCFKPHSCCGSNHACVDAALALMREHRIDLEDIDRIVAGIPSVVNTQTGFEYRADSVLNAQMSLRYNIAVALMDGQAYLEQFTPARIVEPRVVALSRRVDIEIDPEIDRAYPDIYGGRVTLHLRDGRTLAQRVDYSLGMPENPMPRAEIERKYMSLGTASVGEETAGRILRLANGLFDGPGAAALGRALEQATPAMQDPPAAG, encoded by the coding sequence GTGGACGATCTGAAATCATGGAAAGCACTGGCGAGCGAACATCGCGGCATCACGATGGCGCTGGCGGAATTCATCGCCGGCCTGAAGCCCGCCGACGTGCCGGCGGCGACGCGCGAAGTCCTGGAAAAGGCGCTGGTCGATGGCCTGGGCTGCGCCTTGTACGGCCTTGCCACGCCCTGGGGCCGCATCATGCGCGAGTACGCGCTCGACCGGCAGGGGCCGGCGGAAGCCGCGTTGTGGGGCGGGCAGGCGCGCGTGAGCGTGGGCAACAGCGTCCTGGCGGCGGGCACCGCCATACACAGCTTCGACTTCGATGACCACAGCCGCGCCAAGATCCATCCCGGCGCCGTCGTGCTGCCCGTGGTGCTGGCATTGGGCGAGCGCGAAGGCGTGGACGGCGCGACGCTGATGGCCGCCATGGCGGCAGGCTACGAAACCATGAACCGCGTCAGCCAGGCCGCCAACCCCGGGCGTACCCGCATGCGCGGCTGGCACCTGACCGGCACCACGGGCACCTTCGCCGCCGCCGCCGCTGCCAGCGTCATCCTGGGCCTGGACGCCTCCACCACGGCCAGCGCGCTGGGCCTGGCGGGCACGCAATCGGCCGGCCTGTGGGCTTTCACCGCCGATGGCGGCATGAGCAAGCGGATGCATCCCGGACGCTCGGCGGAAGCCGGCGTCACCGCCGCGCTCCTGGCCGCGCGCGGTTTCGCCGGGCCGCGCTACATCCTGGAGGCCGAGGACGGCAGCTTCCTGTTCGGCATGTCCGACAGCCCGCGTCCCGGCATGATCACGCAGGGCCTGGGCACGACCTGGCATACCGACGTCACCTGCTTCAAGCCGCATTCCTGCTGCGGCAGCAACCACGCCTGCGTGGACGCGGCCCTGGCATTGATGCGCGAACATCGCATCGACCTGGAGGATATCGACCGCATCGTGGCAGGCATCCCGTCGGTGGTGAACACGCAGACCGGTTTCGAGTATCGCGCCGATTCGGTGTTGAACGCGCAGATGAGCCTGCGCTACAACATCGCCGTGGCGCTGATGGATGGCCAGGCCTATCTGGAGCAGTTCACGCCCGCGCGCATCGTCGAGCCGCGCGTCGTCGCCCTGTCCCGCCGCGTCGATATCGAGATCGATCCGGAGATCGATCGCGCCTATCCCGACATCTACGGCGGCCGTGTCACCCTGCATCTGCGCGACGGGCGCACGCTTGCGCAGCGCGTGGACTATTCCCTGGGCATGCCGGAGAATCCCATGCCGCGGGCGGAGATCGAACGCAAGTACATGTCGCTGGGCACCGCGTCGGTAGGCGAGGAGACGGCGGGGCGCATATTGCGCCTGGCGAACGGCCTGTTCGATGGGCCGGGCGCTGCGGCGCTGGGCCGGGCGTTGGAGCAGGCCACGCCCGCGATGCAGGATCCGCCGGCAGCCGGCTAG
- a CDS encoding MmgE/PrpD family protein, producing MSSSKPPLLANATRDLAAFAASIRYEDLPADVIQRIKTSALDSIACCLYGATLPWTRKVADMVQEEGAAPVASVMGTGQRSSVANAVLVNATAGHAFELDDIHKESILHPGSIALPIAIAYAERDGDWTGRDLITAMATGYEIGIRVGNAATMGLFFRGFHPQGSSGVFVGAACAGKSLELDASRMQHALGIVGSQAGGLMAAQEGAMVKRFHAGRAAQSGVYSAQLAARDFTGITDVLEASYGGYLVAYSDAPNAARLTDGLGSVWETAKVGYKPHASVTSIHSALDGLAQIMREHRLSPDDIGALDVGVSEMTFVHCAWDYKAQGVTAAQMNLYYGLAVIAHDGMAFVNQYREDRLADPRLLDFIKRIHARSDESINAMGPAFRHAANVSVRTRDGRTLDQQVLNRRGSPENPLQPQDVEFKFRNVVESCLSPADVDAVVRMCDTLHAMEDLSPLIAMLAKPGRSAA from the coding sequence ATGAGCAGTTCAAAACCGCCCTTGCTGGCGAACGCGACACGGGATCTGGCGGCGTTCGCCGCGTCGATCCGCTACGAGGATCTGCCGGCCGACGTGATCCAGCGCATCAAGACCAGCGCCCTGGACAGCATCGCCTGCTGCCTGTACGGCGCCACCTTGCCGTGGACGCGTAAAGTCGCCGACATGGTGCAGGAAGAGGGCGCCGCGCCGGTGGCGTCGGTGATGGGCACGGGACAACGCAGTTCGGTGGCCAACGCCGTGCTGGTCAACGCCACGGCGGGGCATGCCTTCGAGCTGGACGATATCCACAAGGAATCGATCCTGCACCCTGGCTCCATCGCGCTGCCGATCGCCATCGCCTACGCGGAACGCGACGGCGACTGGACCGGCCGCGACCTGATCACCGCCATGGCCACCGGCTATGAGATCGGCATCCGCGTCGGCAATGCGGCGACCATGGGCCTGTTCTTCCGCGGGTTCCATCCCCAGGGATCGTCCGGTGTCTTCGTGGGCGCGGCCTGCGCGGGCAAGAGCCTGGAACTGGACGCATCGCGCATGCAGCACGCCCTGGGCATCGTCGGCTCGCAAGCCGGCGGCCTGATGGCGGCGCAGGAAGGCGCGATGGTCAAGCGCTTCCACGCCGGGCGGGCGGCGCAGAGCGGCGTGTACTCGGCGCAACTGGCGGCGCGCGACTTCACCGGGATTACCGACGTGCTGGAAGCCAGCTACGGCGGCTACCTGGTGGCCTACTCGGATGCGCCCAACGCCGCGCGCCTGACCGACGGCCTGGGCAGCGTTTGGGAGACCGCCAAGGTGGGCTACAAGCCGCACGCCAGCGTCACGAGCATCCATTCCGCCCTGGATGGCCTGGCGCAGATCATGCGGGAGCATCGGCTGTCCCCCGACGATATCGGAGCGCTGGATGTCGGCGTCAGCGAAATGACCTTCGTGCACTGCGCCTGGGACTACAAGGCGCAGGGCGTGACGGCGGCGCAGATGAACCTGTACTACGGCCTGGCCGTCATCGCCCATGACGGCATGGCCTTCGTCAACCAGTATCGCGAGGACAGGCTGGCGGACCCGCGGCTGCTGGATTTCATCAAGCGCATCCATGCGCGCTCGGACGAATCGATCAACGCCATGGGACCGGCATTCCGCCACGCCGCCAACGTCAGCGTGCGTACCCGGGATGGCCGCACGCTGGACCAGCAGGTCCTCAATCGCCGCGGTAGCCCGGAAAACCCGTTGCAGCCGCAAGACGTCGAATTCAAGTTCCGCAACGTGGTCGAGTCCTGCCTTTCCCCGGCCGACGTCGACGCGGTCGTACGCATGTGCGACACGCTGCACGCCATGGAAGACCTGAGCCCCTTGATCGCCATGTTGGCCAAGCCCGGCAGGTCGGCCGCGTAA
- a CDS encoding MmgE/PrpD family protein — MGLDSTETLASRLGGFIARTDYDALPAHVADAVKLRMLDLLAASCAGVLAGNHDGPLRLLPDPGACAIWGTPLGRSLRDAVIINSAVSHSTYFEDGSRYTGGHPSSAVIPAALTLAAARGASGRMVVAAIANGYEVFLRLGRAIYPATVRRGFQSTAILAAPATAAAVATLLDLSAQQSAHAVAIACSHGAGLKAALKSADSQPLQVGRSSEGGLLAALYAAQGATGAADIFETGFLPAFGGETAAAAQGLGDRWSIDETYLKAHGGCRGNHAPIDAAAAAMRGVDPSRVARIDVKVDTVTRAAAIEPPRDADQAQFSIAFSIAVMLVTGDATPVRYTGTMLADERVRRLMALTTVAADPALDVGYPERRPALVTVTLADGRELHHALDHARGEPENPMSGDDIARKFDTMAAPIFGSGSARIRDAVLSIDAGTTPATLAAMLAAPLGWDGDHSDSST, encoded by the coding sequence ATGGGCCTGGACAGTACCGAAACCTTGGCGAGCCGGCTTGGCGGCTTCATCGCGCGCACGGACTACGACGCACTGCCCGCGCACGTGGCGGATGCGGTCAAGCTGCGCATGCTGGATCTGCTGGCCGCGTCCTGCGCGGGCGTGCTGGCCGGCAATCATGACGGGCCGTTGCGCCTGTTGCCGGATCCCGGTGCATGCGCGATCTGGGGCACGCCGCTGGGGCGTTCGCTGCGCGACGCGGTGATCATCAACAGTGCGGTGTCGCATTCGACTTACTTCGAGGACGGCTCGCGCTATACCGGCGGGCACCCCTCGTCCGCCGTGATCCCCGCCGCGCTGACCCTGGCCGCCGCGCGTGGCGCCAGCGGCCGCATGGTAGTGGCGGCCATCGCCAATGGCTACGAGGTGTTCCTGAGGCTGGGACGCGCGATCTATCCGGCCACGGTCCGGCGGGGCTTCCAGAGTACCGCTATCCTGGCCGCGCCCGCCACGGCCGCGGCGGTGGCGACCTTGCTCGATCTGTCCGCGCAGCAATCGGCGCACGCCGTCGCCATCGCTTGCAGCCATGGGGCAGGGCTCAAGGCGGCGCTGAAGAGCGCCGACAGCCAGCCTTTGCAGGTCGGCCGCAGCAGCGAAGGCGGCCTGCTGGCGGCGCTGTATGCAGCGCAGGGCGCGACTGGCGCGGCCGATATCTTCGAGACCGGCTTCCTGCCGGCCTTTGGCGGCGAGACGGCGGCGGCCGCGCAGGGTTTGGGCGACCGCTGGAGTATCGACGAAACCTACCTGAAGGCCCACGGCGGCTGCCGGGGCAATCATGCGCCCATCGACGCGGCCGCCGCCGCCATGCGCGGCGTGGATCCGTCCCGGGTCGCGCGCATCGACGTCAAGGTCGACACCGTGACGCGGGCAGCCGCGATCGAACCCCCGCGTGACGCCGACCAGGCGCAGTTTTCCATCGCGTTCTCCATCGCCGTGATGCTGGTGACGGGCGACGCGACGCCTGTCCGCTACACCGGCACCATGCTCGCCGATGAGCGTGTACGGCGCTTGATGGCCCTGACGACGGTCGCCGCCGACCCGGCGCTGGACGTCGGCTATCCGGAGCGCCGTCCGGCGCTGGTCACCGTCACCCTGGCGGACGGCCGCGAATTGCACCATGCCCTGGATCACGCCAGGGGCGAACCCGAAAACCCGATGTCCGGCGACGACATCGCGCGCAAGTTCGACACGATGGCCGCACCCATCTTCGGTTCCGGCAGCGCCCGCATCCGGGATGCCGTGCTGTCCATCGACGCCGGCACGACGCCCGCCACGCTGGCCGCCATGCTGGCTGCTCCGCTCGGGTGGGATGGCGACCATTCCGATTCTTCCACATGA
- a CDS encoding tripartite tricarboxylate transporter substrate binding protein, giving the protein MKKLTRIATALPAALAVVAAALLGVPAGAVGASPDGAPGSAAGKGDGAANFPDRPVKLIVPFPPGGGTDILARPLAQKLGEKWKQPVIIENRAGAGGNIGTEAAARAPADGYTIVLGTVGTHAINQSLYRNLSYDATRDFTAITMVANTPNVLVLNPGVPARSVQALIAMAKARPGTLNYASPGNGTPPHLAAEIFKSMADVSITHVPYKGSAPAMTDLLGGQVQMMIANAPVVLPYIKSGKLVGLASTSATRPAMLRDIPTLSESGLKGYEADTWYGLFAPVGTPPAVVAKLNADVVAALKSPDIQAFFAEQGAEVIGDSSADANAKVRSEVEKWRGVIQSIGLKMD; this is encoded by the coding sequence ATGAAGAAGCTGACGCGTATCGCGACGGCCTTGCCCGCCGCGCTGGCGGTGGTGGCCGCCGCCTTGCTCGGGGTGCCGGCTGGCGCCGTGGGTGCATCGCCCGATGGCGCGCCTGGGAGCGCGGCCGGCAAGGGGGATGGCGCCGCGAATTTCCCTGATCGCCCCGTCAAGCTGATCGTGCCGTTTCCCCCGGGGGGCGGCACCGACATCCTGGCGCGGCCGCTGGCGCAGAAGCTGGGCGAAAAGTGGAAGCAGCCGGTGATCATCGAAAACCGCGCCGGCGCGGGCGGCAATATCGGCACCGAAGCCGCGGCGCGCGCGCCGGCCGATGGCTACACCATCGTGCTGGGCACGGTGGGCACGCACGCCATCAACCAGAGCCTGTATCGCAACCTGTCCTATGACGCCACGCGCGATTTCACCGCCATCACGATGGTGGCGAATACGCCCAATGTGCTGGTGCTCAATCCAGGCGTACCCGCGCGCTCCGTGCAGGCGTTGATTGCCATGGCCAAGGCCAGGCCAGGCACGCTGAACTACGCATCGCCGGGCAATGGCACGCCGCCGCATCTGGCGGCGGAAATCTTCAAGAGCATGGCGGACGTGTCGATCACCCACGTGCCGTACAAGGGCAGCGCGCCGGCCATGACGGACCTGCTGGGTGGCCAGGTGCAGATGATGATCGCCAACGCGCCCGTGGTGCTGCCTTACATCAAATCCGGCAAGCTCGTCGGCCTGGCGTCGACCAGCGCGACGCGTCCGGCCATGCTGCGCGACATTCCGACGCTGTCGGAAAGCGGGCTGAAGGGCTACGAGGCCGATACCTGGTATGGCCTGTTCGCGCCGGTGGGAACGCCGCCGGCGGTCGTCGCCAAGCTCAATGCCGATGTCGTCGCGGCCTTGAAATCGCCGGATATCCAGGCGTTCTTCGCCGAGCAGGGCGCCGAGGTCATCGGCGACAGCTCCGCCGACGCCAACGCCAAGGTCCGTTCGGAAGTTGAAAAATGGCGCGGCGTCATCCAGTCCATCGGCCTGAAGATGGACTGA
- a CDS encoding N-acyl homoserine lactonase family protein codes for MTTTHSASPAYLPDYEVYAIRYATRDARRQNNFVGGDPHDGPMPMDYYVWLVRGDGREFVVDTGFGPEVAARRGRQLLRTPAEGLAMLGVDAAQVRDVIITHLHYDHVGTFDTFTSARFHLQDAEMAYATGRHMRHRQFNHGYEVDEVTGMVRMVYKDRVAFHAGDAELAPGLSVHHIGGHTHGLQCVRVHTRRGWVVLASDTSHYYEHFEKRRVFTTVFHVGQAVEGYETLERLADSRAHIVPGHDPLVMRRYPAVSPELDGIAVRLDVAPSE; via the coding sequence ATGACCACGACGCACTCCGCAAGCCCCGCATATCTGCCCGACTACGAGGTCTACGCCATCCGCTACGCCACCCGCGATGCGCGGCGGCAGAACAACTTCGTCGGCGGCGATCCGCACGACGGCCCCATGCCCATGGACTATTACGTGTGGCTGGTGCGCGGCGACGGCCGCGAGTTCGTCGTCGATACCGGCTTCGGCCCCGAAGTCGCGGCCAGGCGCGGGCGCCAGCTGCTGCGCACGCCGGCCGAAGGCCTGGCGATGCTGGGCGTGGATGCCGCGCAGGTGCGCGACGTCATCATCACGCACCTGCACTACGACCACGTCGGCACCTTCGATACGTTCACGTCGGCACGCTTTCATCTGCAGGACGCGGAAATGGCCTATGCCACCGGCCGCCACATGCGCCACCGCCAGTTCAATCACGGCTATGAGGTCGATGAGGTCACCGGCATGGTGCGCATGGTCTACAAGGACCGCGTGGCCTTCCACGCCGGCGATGCCGAGCTGGCGCCCGGACTGAGCGTGCACCACATCGGCGGCCATACCCACGGCCTGCAATGCGTACGCGTGCATACGCGGCGCGGCTGGGTGGTGCTGGCCTCCGACACCAGCCACTACTACGAACATTTCGAGAAGCGCCGGGTGTTCACCACGGTGTTCCACGTCGGCCAGGCAGTCGAAGGCTACGAGACGCTGGAGCGTCTGGCCGACTCGCGCGCGCACATCGTGCCCGGCCACGATCCGCTGGTGATGCGCCGCTATCCCGCGGTGTCGCCTGAACTGGACGGCATCGCCGTGAGGCTGGACGTGGCGCCATCCGAATAG